A region from the Vulpes lagopus strain Blue_001 chromosome 5, ASM1834538v1, whole genome shotgun sequence genome encodes:
- the LOC121491403 gene encoding cytochrome b5-like — protein sequence MAEQLDQTVKYYTLEEIQKHNHSKSTWLILHHKVYDLTKFLEDHPGGEEGLREQSGGDATENFEDVGHSTDARELSKTFIIGELHPDDRAKINKPSETLITTVDSNSSWWTNWVIPAISALVVALM from the coding sequence ATGGCCGAGCAGTTGGACCAGACCGTCAAGTACTACACCCTGGAAGAGATCCAGAAGCACAACCACAGCAAGAGCACCTGGTTGATCCTGCACCACAAGGTGTATGATTTGACCAAGTTTTTGGAGGATCATCCTGGTGGGGAAGAAGGATTAAGGGAACAATCTGGAGGGGATGCTACTGAAAATTTCGAGGATGTGGGGCACTCTACAGATGCCAGAGAATTGTCCAAAACATTCATCATTGGGGAACTTCATCCGGATGACAGAGCAAAGATAAACAAGCCTTCGGAAACTCTCATTACTACTGTTGATTCTAATTCCAGCTGGTGGACCAACTGGGTGATCCCAGCCATCTCAGCCCTGGTGGTAGCCctgatgtga